The DNA window AGTAAACTTAACTCCAACTAAATGTCTAACCAAATGGAGTTGAGTAGCAATGACTATTGGCGGAGTGTACCATCACCGACAACATCTAGACTCAACTAGCTATCAGTTGGTAGGCCTTGTTAAGCacagttttactcctgaacttatttaggcttgccataacaaagggcttgaatacttactgacccaAGAAATGTTGAAAAACATGAATCCACTTTGgcattatagggtattgtaatcaattttaaattgactgtaccacaacaaaatgtgaaaaagatcaaggggtgtgaatactaggAATATATCAAGTTCCAATCCTAGGTGGTGTGTTGCTGGTGTCAGTCCTGTAGAGCAGTGTTTGTGGTTCTTGGGATCATAAAGAACCTTggtttctgacacacacacacaccacaattcatcacacacacagacacatagagcCACACgtacacagtgacagacagacacaatcaTACAACCTAAAAAAGGCAGATGTCAGCAGAATGATGTCTGTCTGTGGTGTTCTATTGGACCAACGGTGCACTAGTGACACAGACACACCTGCAAATGTCACCACACAGGTTGGTCTCTCTCTAGTCTCAAACGCTGTGAAACCACTGGATGGCTTTGTTCCAATACACTTAATTGGTTTCCTTtctttgtctcctttccttcacaACAGCTGATCTGACAGGCCTCGACAGGTGAAATGCACTGGTGGATCTCTTTTCTGTGCTCACATCTAACTGGTGAAGAAGGAAATAAGATGAGGAAAGAAAGACTTGAGTATTGGGATATACTTGAATgtcagggggagggaaggagggagggcaaAGTGAATCAGAGGGGTGTCTGCGGAGAGAGAAGTTACTCAACAAAACAAATAAACCATTTGTTTACTTTTTTGTTCTCTTTATTATTTCTATACTAGTGCTAAATTAATTAAAACACTGATGGTGAATATTATTAGTATTaaattgttgttattattgtcatggaaattcttacacaaggacactcaaagtcaatcttaaatgaatcattgtttattgtcagcgtgctggagaggttccaaccaactcaatgcaccattgtacacatgtcaatcaggagctctgCCTGGGCAAACCCAGAAGTTGTCGTATATAcacgactgtacacacacaagttatatttgcatgatttaacACAATTAATTATTACCGTTTTGTTTCtttcatgtgaccgaccaatacctcAAGAGGCTTctttctctctaagctgagaccttgaaactgacaTATCTTTTATTCGTTATTCGTTATTCGCCCAAACCATGGTCTGGGcctactgccaaattgcagctactgatagtGAGAATTTGTACAGTCAGcgacttgcatgaacacagaaattggttattagaacagcacaatGAATAGAAGACCAAAATTTGTTttaagaaaagcacaaacattaaaattcccattacattattattattgtgtgtgtttgtgtctgtgtgtgcgcacatgtACACTTTTGTGTTTATGTGTCTGGAAGTTTGTGTTCTATTGTTTCTCGGTTTCAGGCTACGCACCTATTCGTTTGTGTGATTTCCCTCTTAGTTATATGTTTGAACATTTCAGTTTGGTTAAATGCTCTGGAGTTGAGAATAAGGCAAATCTTCACAGACAAATGTGCAGGTCATTTTTTACATTCCAAGCCACATTTTGAGAGAGTAACATTCATAACAGGTCATTCAGCCTGACATGGAAACAGATAAATCAACAGAATGTTCGGTAGGTCAAATTTGAATTGCCAGGCATTTTTTAATATGTATATGTTGACTAATGGAGAAATCTGACAATTCATTTCACTCAGGGCTCTATTCGATCCGTAGCGCTGAAGATCTGCTTTATAGCACGACTGACAATTAACAGCAATGTTCCCGCGgttgcggagactgcattcacaatAAACACTGCATATGTGAGATCAATCGGAAATGAACACCTCCTTCTTACGTGGATCTTCTGTGATATTTAAGCGATACAGAATCCAACCCAGAATCTGTTAGCTCTTCATGGGCAGATACGAGAGAGGATAATATCTATCATGTTCTTTATGATGATGGGGGGAGGGTGGAGGGCATGGGGAAGGTGGTGGCCAAGGGTCATCTCCCAGGCGTCTATCAGCAAGATATCCAGACCCCTGAACATGGCCCTGAGCACCCCGTCCAGCTGCAATGAGTACCAGTCACTATTGTACAGGCTCACCTCCGGGTCCAGGGCCTGGAGGTTGGCTGAACGCAACACCACCATGGTCCCCGGAGCCCGGTCCAGAAGCCGCACCATCGCCCGCCGAATGTGGCGTAGTCGGCGAATGTAGACCTGCACAGGGAAGGTGCTGAAATGGGACCATATGCTAATAAACACCACAGTGTTCGACCCACCAGTCAGGCCATCCAGTTCGTTAGCTACATAGCGCATCTCACTGGCAATGACATTGGTGAAGCGGATTGGAGGACCGTGACAACGGTACCTCAGAAGGATATTATGGGTGCTGTCCACCGCCATGTTGGGCCCCACATTCTTAGGACTGTGAAGGTTAAACTGCTTTAGCTCTGTGACAACAGTGGAGGGTTGGGAGTTggaaagacagaagagagagttAGAAAGCACTTGAGgcagcagagagtgagagacgtcACATTACTTGCAGACAGCACTCACCTGGTAATAAGTCGTTGAGGTACTCAAACCACTGTCTGGCAGTAGAGTCTCCGTACATGTACACCACCTTGCCCTTCAGACACTGAGTAATGGCAGACGAGTCGTTAAACTGGCGTATTACACCACCAGTCAGCGCGCGCCATGACCCTTGGAAGTAATACCCGGAAGGAGTGATTCTGGTAGGTTCCATCTTCATGCTGCTTCTCTCCATGTCTGCTTTGTCTGAAAGAGGAACACAAGCATGATGCACCAGCTAGCATCATCACTTTGCAGGTACACAACACAATGGAAACAAAGGTGCTGGTGCTTCCCTGCCTTACATTACTGTAGATGCAGTAGTGGGATGGAATACTATCCTGCACACGCAGAACCTCTCCAGGGTTGAAGTAGACAGCCACGTGGAAGTTAATAGCAGCTAGCTGAATAGCAGGTAGGCTGGCAAGGAAGTACAAACCCAATAAACACACAGTTTTACTGTAGCATCTCCTTGCTCGCCTACCTTTTTTCTCAGGCAGCACAGTGACACTGTCAGTCCCTGAAGGATGAATGTGAACTTTGATGTTTACACCActgagaaataaataaataaataaataaatacacagcaGTTAATGTTAAATAAATACACTGCAACAAGCAATCTGATACATCGGAAACGAAGTCTGTGATTAAATGagacacacttttacactcattcACTCACGTACGGTACACCTTACTAACCTCTGGAAGAGCAATGCCTCTTTGTTGGTGAGCAGACCTTTCACATACCCTCCCTTTGCATGGTTGATCCGTGTGTCACAACTCAGCAGCTTGGGCTTGTAGCAGTACCAGGGCTCCTCCGTGTGGGCGTCTGTGTAATTGCACAGCGGCTTCTGGCTTGTTGGCAGACACAAGTTACATTCAGTTGTCTGGGACAGTTTTCCAGAGCGGAAGAGACTCTTAAAGAAAACCCGGTCGGGCCGTTCCTCTCGTAACCGTCGTAGAACATGAACTGCCTCACTTGGATGAATCAGTGTCATCTCCACCTGTGCAGAACCTTGCCATAGTAATGGGAAAATGGCAGAGTAGGTCCCATTCCTGTGGTCCAGCACCTGTCCTGCTACGCCTGCCTCCAATTCAGAGGAGTGCAGTCGGGCCAGCAAGAAGTCTCCACCATGGCTCTTGGGATGCCCCTGAAAATCGTACATCTGGACAAAAGCCTCCAGCTGGTCTCCCACATACCACTCACTCCTGCCCCTTGCTGGCAGGATCACAAAAAAGCTGTGTGCAGGATCACTGGTGTGGTCCAGGGACACACTCTCAGAATGGTGCGTAGGCTCTGGCCAGGCGATAGACTCCAGGAGGTAACGCTCTTCCAGAGCCTCCTCGGGTGAGGGTTCCTGGCCCAGGAGGCCACAGTAGCTATGGTTGCGGTCCAGAGGAAAAGGGGCCTCTGAAAAGAAAGCTGTGTGGATGCTGCTCTGGAGCTGGTATAATGTTGACACTGTTTGGCAGTTCATATTCTGCTAAGGAGAAACGTAAAGGTCACTAACAGGCATGCTGCATAAAGTGTAACTTTTGCAGAGTGTGCAACGCTCCCATTAATTTGAATGAAAACTGGGCTTAAACAGCACGGCTCGGCGAGAGGTAAAGGAGGTAGATGGTGATGGAAGCAATGTGGGAAGaatattattataattttgtatttttatttaactaggcaagtcagttaataacaaattgttatttacaatgacggcctacccggacgacgctggtcctattgtgcgccgccctatgggactcccaatcacagccggatgtgatacagcctggattcgaaccagggaatgtagtgacgcctcttgcactgagatgctgtgccttagactgctgctccACTCAGGAGCAATAAAGGAGGTTGGACTTGTTATGAGTGCAGATGGCTTCCCTTACCTCCAGAACGTTGATGTTGCTTAACAGGAAAAACAGGCCTGACAGGGCCAGCAGGAAGAAGACACAGACATATTTGGACAGGCTCCTCCACATGGTGCTGTCCTCTGTCAATTCCCCTGATGTTGACACAAAAAAAGCTGTTAACAATTCGGCAATGTGCAGAAGTAGAGCAGAACTAGAAAATATGCATTACTTTAGCTTAGGCGGCTAACAGTTTTGTGGAGCACAGAGTACCTTGGGTTCAAATCCTGTTCAGTTACAATTGGGTTGCTAAAGTTGggtagtatacacacacacacacacacacacacactaccagtcaaaagttcggacacacctactcattccaggattgttctttatttttactattttctatattgtggaataatagtgaagacatcaaaactttgatgATTTTTtggtatacactgagtataccaaaaatTAGGAACagacctcagaacagcctcaatttgttgggacatggactctacaaggtttgaagagttccacagggaggctggcccatgttgactccaatgcatcccatagttgtgtcaagttggctggatgtcctttgggtggtggactattctcgATGCGCACGGGATATAGTCGGGGTGCTGAAGTAACCCCTGAtaatatatgtacagtggggcaaaaaagtatttagtcagccaccaattgtgcaagttctcccacttaaaaatatgagagaggcctgtaattttcatcataggtacacttcaactacgacagacaaaattagaaaaaaaatccagaaaatcacattgtaggatttttaatgaatgtatttgcaaattatggtggaaaataagtatttggtcaataacaaaagtgtatctcaatacttacttgttatataccctttgttggcaatgacagaggtcaaacgttttctgtaagtcttcacaaggttttcacacactgttgctggtattttggcccattcctccatgcagatctcctctagagcagtgatgttttggggctgttgctgggcaacacggactttcaactctctccaaagattttctatggggttgagatctggagactggctaggccactccaggaccttgaaatggttCTTACGAAggcactccttcattgcccgggcggtgtgtttgggatcattgtcatactgaaagacccagccacgtttcattttcaatgcccttgctgatggtaggctttgttactttggtcccagctctctgcaagtcattcactaggtccccccgtgtggttctgagatttttgctcaccgttcttgtgatcattttgaccccacggggtgagatcttgcgtggagccccagatcgagggagattatcagtggtcttgtatgtcttccatttcctaataattgctcccacacttgatttcttcaaaccaagctgcttacctattgcagattcagtcttcccagcctggtgcaggtctacaattttgtttctggtgtcctttgacagctctttggtcttggccatagtggagtttggagtgtgactgtttgaggttgtggacaggtgtcttttatactgataacaagttca is part of the Oncorhynchus clarkii lewisi isolate Uvic-CL-2024 chromosome 10, UVic_Ocla_1.0, whole genome shotgun sequence genome and encodes:
- the LOC139419648 gene encoding NXPE family member 3-like isoform X2 — its product is MWRSLSKYVCVFFLLALSGLFFLLSNINVLENMNCQTVSTLYQLQSSIHTAFFSEAPFPLDRNHSYCGLLGQEPSPEEALEERYLLESIAWPEPTHHSESVSLDHTSDPAHSFFVILPARGRSEWYVGDQLEAFVQMYDFQGHPKSHGGDFLLARLHSSELEAGVAGQVLDHRNGTYSAIFPLLWQGSAQVEMTLIHPSEAVHVLRRLREERPDRVFFKSLFRSGKLSQTTECNLCLPTSQKPLCNYTDAHTEEPWYCYKPKLLSCDTRINHAKGGYVKGLLTNKEALLFQSGVNIKVHIHPSGTDSVTVLPEKKDKADMERSSMKMEPTRITPSGYYFQGSWRALTGGVIRQFNDSSAITQCLKGKVVYMYGDSTARQWFEYLNDLLPELKQFNLHSPKNVGPNMAVDSTHNILLRYRCHGPPIRFTNVIASEMRYVANELDGLTGGSNTVVFISIWSHFSTFPVQVYIRRLRHIRRAMVRLLDRAPGTMVVLRSANLQALDPEVSLYNSDWYSLQLDGVLRAMFRGLDILLIDAWEMTLGHHLPHALHPPPIIIKNMIDIILSRICP
- the LOC139419648 gene encoding NXPE family member 3-like isoform X1, producing the protein MWRSLSKYVCVFFLLALSGLFFLLSNINVLEQNMNCQTVSTLYQLQSSIHTAFFSEAPFPLDRNHSYCGLLGQEPSPEEALEERYLLESIAWPEPTHHSESVSLDHTSDPAHSFFVILPARGRSEWYVGDQLEAFVQMYDFQGHPKSHGGDFLLARLHSSELEAGVAGQVLDHRNGTYSAIFPLLWQGSAQVEMTLIHPSEAVHVLRRLREERPDRVFFKSLFRSGKLSQTTECNLCLPTSQKPLCNYTDAHTEEPWYCYKPKLLSCDTRINHAKGGYVKGLLTNKEALLFQSGVNIKVHIHPSGTDSVTVLPEKKDKADMERSSMKMEPTRITPSGYYFQGSWRALTGGVIRQFNDSSAITQCLKGKVVYMYGDSTARQWFEYLNDLLPELKQFNLHSPKNVGPNMAVDSTHNILLRYRCHGPPIRFTNVIASEMRYVANELDGLTGGSNTVVFISIWSHFSTFPVQVYIRRLRHIRRAMVRLLDRAPGTMVVLRSANLQALDPEVSLYNSDWYSLQLDGVLRAMFRGLDILLIDAWEMTLGHHLPHALHPPPIIIKNMIDIILSRICP